In one window of uncultured Fusobacterium sp. DNA:
- the dnaN gene encoding DNA polymerase III subunit beta, which yields MKFSIEKEKLISVLSEYTNILKDNPIKPIVSGLKIVAKEDTILFIGTNLEVEHIRKVKADIVENGEVIIKPFLLLEYIKLLDENEIEISSNDSFVTVHQAEFSILEGGNYPIIVELEGQNLLSINGAHFVQLLEKAKFAANLSPENIQINCVRAVFKKDELNLVSTDSYRLLFLREKINCLESKEISIPMETVNTICKLLKDYDRDILISYSGETLVITWEDSYFSSKTIGLQYPDFKTILRISSFEKKMEFNRDELKSAIKRVITVAKTSLDAKFGAIFNFTGKMMVINAFSGRAKINQKVNMLKEGEDFKASLNCKFVMDYIENISNNVIISGNNASSMFEIKELDNDDYIYILMPLALRD from the coding sequence ATGAAATTTTCTATAGAAAAGGAAAAACTAATTTCAGTTCTTTCTGAATATACAAATATACTTAAAGATAATCCTATAAAACCGATTGTTTCTGGTTTAAAAATAGTTGCTAAAGAAGATACTATTCTTTTTATTGGAACTAATTTAGAAGTTGAACACATTAGAAAAGTAAAAGCTGATATAGTAGAAAATGGAGAAGTTATTATAAAACCTTTTTTACTTCTTGAATATATAAAACTATTAGATGAAAATGAAATTGAAATCTCTTCTAATGATAGCTTTGTTACTGTACATCAAGCAGAATTTTCTATTTTAGAGGGAGGAAATTATCCAATAATAGTAGAATTAGAAGGACAAAACTTACTTTCTATAAATGGAGCTCACTTTGTTCAATTACTTGAAAAAGCTAAGTTTGCAGCAAATTTATCTCCAGAAAATATTCAAATAAATTGTGTTAGAGCAGTTTTTAAAAAGGATGAATTAAACTTAGTTTCCACAGATTCTTATAGATTACTTTTCTTAAGAGAGAAAATTAATTGTTTAGAATCAAAAGAAATATCTATTCCTATGGAAACAGTAAATACAATTTGTAAATTATTAAAAGATTATGATAGAGATATTTTAATAAGTTATAGTGGTGAAACTCTAGTAATTACTTGGGAAGATTCTTATTTTTCTAGTAAAACAATTGGACTTCAATATCCTGATTTTAAAACTATTTTAAGAATTTCATCTTTTGAAAAGAAGATGGAATTTAATAGAGATGAATTAAAAAGTGCTATTAAAAGAGTTATTACTGTTGCAAAAACAAGTTTAGATGCTAAATTTGGTGCTATTTTTAATTTTACAGGAAAAATGATGGTAATTAATGCTTTTTCTGGAAGAGCTAAAATTAATCAAAAAGTCAATATGCTTAAAGAAGGAGAGGATTTTAAAGCTTCTCTAAATTGTAAATTTGTAATGGATTATATAGAAAATATTTCTAATAATGTTATTATTAGTGGAAATAATGCTTCCTCTATGTTTGAAATTAAAGAGTTAGATAATGATGATTATATCTATATATTAATGCCATTAGCTTTAAGAGATTAA
- a CDS encoding MogA/MoaB family molybdenum cofactor biosynthesis protein: MFRVAIVCMSDKGSRGEREDLSSQVIEKIAVENGYIVTKKVLIPDEFQVIKDTLSEICDKNHADLILTTGGTGFSKRDVTPEATEAIIEKRVPGIPEAMRAYSLTITKRAMLSRATAGIRKDTLIINMPGSPKAVEESLTFIIPELKHGLEIMVGSAKDCARK, encoded by the coding sequence ATGTTTAGAGTTGCTATTGTGTGTATGAGTGATAAAGGATCAAGAGGAGAAAGAGAGGACTTGTCAAGTCAAGTAATTGAAAAAATTGCAGTTGAAAATGGGTATATAGTTACTAAAAAAGTTTTAATTCCAGATGAATTTCAAGTAATAAAAGATACTCTTTCAGAAATATGTGATAAAAATCACGCTGATTTAATTTTAACTACAGGGGGAACAGGTTTTTCCAAAAGAGATGTAACTCCAGAAGCAACAGAAGCAATAATAGAAAAAAGAGTACCAGGAATACCTGAAGCGATGAGAGCTTATTCTTTAACAATAACTAAAAGAGCTATGTTATCAAGAGCTACTGCAGGAATAAGAAAGGATACATTAATTATAAATATGCCTGGGAGTCCAAAAGCTGTAGAAGAATCATTGACTTTTATTATACCAGAATTAAAACATGGATTGGAAATAATGGTAGGCTCTGCAAAAGATTGTGCTAGAAAATAA